ATTGAGCCACGGGAAACGTGCCTGCAATGCCGCTTTCTCGAGCAGACTGATGTCGGCGCCAAGGCTTTTCTGCAGCGCGTGATTCTCGCGCAAGGTGCGCTCGCCGGCCGGCGTGGCAAGGAACAGGTAGCCGCCTTCATGCAGATCGATCGAAGGTTTTGCACCGTCGATCTCCAGACGCTCGCCGATTGAACGCAAGAACTCGATGCCGAACAGCGACATCTGGATCGAGAGCGGTGTGGAGAACTGCTGACGGATCGACGCCGCCGACAACGCCGACGACGAGCGCGCGTAGGTCGGATCGCGCTCGATCACGGTGACGCTCACGGTCGGGTCCGAAGCCCGCAAGAAATACGCAATCGAGCTGCCGATCACGCCACCGCCGATGATTACGACTTTCGCACTCACGACAAGGCTCCATCGAAAGCAGGCGCTGACCGCACGAACCGTGCGGTCAGCCGGGACATCAGCCGGAAAATCAGCCGATATTGAAGTCGATACCCTGCGCGAGCGGCAGCGCCGACGAGTAATTGACCGTGTTGGTCGCGCGGCGCATATAGGCCTTCCACGCATCCGAACCCGATTCGCGCCCGCCGCCGGTTTCCTTCTCGCCGCCAAACGCGCCGCCGATTTCCGCGCCGCTCGGTCCGATGTTCACATTGGCAATCCCGCAATCGCTACCGGCAGCGGACAGGAAACGCTCTGCTTCACGCAGATCCGTGGTGAACACGCAGGAGGACAGACCATGCACCGCAGCGTTGTTCGCGTCGACCGCATCCGCGAAGTCCGAGTAGCGCAGCACGTAGAGAATCGGCGCGAAGGTTTCCTTCAGCACAACCGCCGTTTGCGACGGCATTTCGACGAGCGCCGGGCGCACGTAATAGCCGCTTTCGTAGCCCTTCACCTCGACGCGCTCGCCGCCGAACACCTTGCCGCCTTCCGCGACCGCCTGCTGCAGCGCTTCCTGCATACGGTTGAACGACTGCTTGTCGATCAGCGGACCCATCAGCGTGCCCTTCTCTAGCGGGTTGCCGATCGGCACCTTGCTGTAAAGCTGCTTCAGACGCTCGATGGTCTTGTCATACACGCTGTCGTGCACGAACAGGCGGCGCAGGGACGTGCAGCGCTGGCCCGCCGTGCCGACCGCGGAGAACAGGATGCCGCGCATGGCCAGTTCATGATCGGCGCTTTGCGCGACGATGCCGGCGTTGTTGCCGCCCAGTTCCAATAGCGAGCGGCCAAAGCGCTTCGCCACTTCGACGCCAACCGTACGGCCCATTTCAGTGCTGCCGGTAGCGCTGACGATCGACGCACGCGGATCGGCAACGAGTTTCGCGCCCACGTCGCGGCCACCGTTGATCAACGCGGTGAGGCCTTCGGGCGCATCGCCGAATTCCTTCAGCGCTTCGGCGAGAATCTGGTTGACGGCCAGCGCGGTGAGCGGGGTTTTTTCGGACGGCTTCCAGATCACGGCGTTGCCGCACACCAGCGCCAGCGCGGCATTCCACGACCAGACGGCGGCCGGGAAGTTGAACGCGGAGATCACGACGCAGGTGCCCATGGGATGCCACGATTCGGCCATGCGGTGGCCCGGACGCTCCGAGGCGATGGTCAGGCCGTATAGCTGACGCGACAGGCCGACCGCGAAGTCGCAAATATCGATCATTTCCTGCACTTCGCCGAGACCTTCCTGGAGGATCTTGCCGGTTTCGAGCGTAATGATGCTGCCCAGCGCCTGCTTTTTCTCGCGCAGACGGTTGCCCAGCAGGCGTACCAGTTCGCCGCGGCGCGGCGCCGGCACATTGCGCCAGACGTTGAACGCGTGCTTGGCAT
The sequence above is drawn from the Paraburkholderia phenazinium genome and encodes:
- the amaB gene encoding L-piperidine-6-carboxylate dehydrogenase — protein: MNASTILADLGIAQAAQAGDIAVHSPISGELIGRVASHTVADVDAALANAKHAFNVWRNVPAPRRGELVRLLGNRLREKKQALGSIITLETGKILQEGLGEVQEMIDICDFAVGLSRQLYGLTIASERPGHRMAESWHPMGTCVVISAFNFPAAVWSWNAALALVCGNAVIWKPSEKTPLTALAVNQILAEALKEFGDAPEGLTALINGGRDVGAKLVADPRASIVSATGSTEMGRTVGVEVAKRFGRSLLELGGNNAGIVAQSADHELAMRGILFSAVGTAGQRCTSLRRLFVHDSVYDKTIERLKQLYSKVPIGNPLEKGTLMGPLIDKQSFNRMQEALQQAVAEGGKVFGGERVEVKGYESGYYVRPALVEMPSQTAVVLKETFAPILYVLRYSDFADAVDANNAAVHGLSSCVFTTDLREAERFLSAAGSDCGIANVNIGPSGAEIGGAFGGEKETGGGRESGSDAWKAYMRRATNTVNYSSALPLAQGIDFNIG